A single Lolium perenne isolate Kyuss_39 chromosome 6, Kyuss_2.0, whole genome shotgun sequence DNA region contains:
- the LOC139832278 gene encoding uncharacterized protein yields MRKSDKFEWNEEPEKAFQNHKQVLSTPPVLVAHRENESLLLYIAATHQVVSTVLFVERNEEGKVHGVQRPVYYLSEVLSPSKQRYPHYQKLAYGVFMTAQKLRHYFSEHPIIVVNDAPLCSILSNPEATGHVSLWGIELSPRDITYEKRTTIKSQVLPDFTAEWLELQNAGPLDLSSAWTMYFDGSKRVEGAGAGVVLVSPQGDKMRYVLRMSFPNASNNEAEYEALLHDMEMAKACGATHLKIFGDSNLVAQQVMNQCDTISDNMTSYRDIYNNLEGTFDGFEVSHISRVSNDEADNLANIGSQCLPIPSGVF; encoded by the coding sequence ATGAGGAAATCAGACAAATTCGAGTGGAATGAGGAACCCGAAAaagcctttcaaaatcacaagcaAGTACTGTCGACACCACCAGTGCTGGTAGCACACAGAGAAAATGAGTCGTTACTATTGTACATCGCTGCCACACATCAGGTGGTAAGCACCGTTCTCTTCGTCGAGCGAAACGAAGAAGGCAAAGTTCACGGTGTTCAACGGccagtctactaccttagcgagGTGCTCTCGCCGTCCAAGCAGCGCTACCCGCACTATCAAAAATTAGCATATGGGGTTTTCATGACCGCACAAAAGttacgccactatttttcggagcacccgatcatagtggtcaatgacgcCCCTCTATGCAGCATCCTGAGCAACCCTGAAGCAACAGGACATGTCTCCCTGTGGGGAattgaactttctcctcgggacatcacctaCGAAAAGCGAACGACAATCAAGTCACAGGTACTACCTGACTTCACAGCCGAGTGGCTGGAACTCCAAAATGCGGGTCCTCTAGATCTATCGAGTGCTTGGACCAtgtacttcgacggatccaaaagagttgaaggagcaggagcaggagtagTGCTCGTATCGCCACAAGGAGACAAGATGAGGTATGTGTTACGGATGAGTTTCCCGaatgcatccaacaatgaagctgaGTATGAGGCCCTGTTGCACGACATGGAAATGgctaaagcttgcggcgcaactcaccTAAAAATCTTCGGAGACTCGAACCTTgttgctcaacaggtgatgaaccaatGTGACACCATCAGCGACAACATGACTTCATATCGGGATATATATAACAATTTGGAAGGAACCTTTGATGGCTTCGAGGTCTCCCATATCAGCAGagtaagcaatgatgaagccgataatCTCGCCAACATCGGGTCCCAATGTTTGCCTATACCATCTGGAGTTTTCTGA
- the LOC127308966 gene encoding uncharacterized protein isoform X3, with translation MATAADAIPSSCRVTPFDKKHPPPAGHVFLSSLPPLPEAGDVPEVAADAESEIPEAVAGQDGAESDEDEASDSPRTLHNTIHMDEEEAPEDPADDPAKNLSASIKIPSKTLCSQEETVNSDELERAKDSPWAPPKEKLKEHDANKGIKISENPPMPSMDDPIAREMMDMAIKHIRFRNEAESLKVSLKKSQHRADELEAKLEAAKKALEEARAKATTAEEKLAEEKSKMATHKADIRLRLDTLNASFTTDKIGHSYEMPKNQKTDPAAGLSNCVGGEQCAGSQHASPCTPRFQAAFQAFLP, from the exons ATGGCCACTGCTGCAGACGccatcccttcttcttgtcgagttACTCCATTCGACAAGAAACATCCGCCACCAGCT GGCCATGTTTTCCTTTCTTCCCTTCCACCTCTTCCTGAGGCGGGGGATGTACCCGAGGTTGCCGCGGACGCTGAGAGCGAAATACCCGAAGCTGTCGCAGGTCAAGATGGTGCTGAATCTGATGAGGATGAGGCATCCGATTCACCTCGCACG CTTCATAATACTATCCACATGGACGAAGAGGAAGCTCCCGAGGACCCTGCTGATGACCCGGCCAAAAATCTGTCAGCTTCTATCAAGATTCCATCCAAGACGCTGTGTTCACAGGAAGAAACCGTGAACTCAGATGAATTGGAAAGAGCCAAGGATAGCCCCTGGGCGCCGCCCAAGGAGAAACTCAAAGAACACGATGCTAACAAGGGCATCAAGATTTCCGAGAACCCGCCTATGCCATCGATGGACGAC CCGATAGCCCGTGAGATGATGGACATGGCCATCAAACATATCAGGTTCCGGAACGAAGCCGAGAGTCTCAAGG TTTCCTTGAAGAAATCTCAACACCGCGCTGACGAGCTTGAAGCCAAGCTTGAGGCCGCTAAAAAGGCACTCGAGGAGGCTCGTGCCAAGGCCACAACTGCAGAAGAGAAGCTAGCAGAAGAGAAGTCGAAGATGGCTACCCACAAAGCGGATATTCGCCTGCGACTAGACACTCTAAATGCCTCCTTCACTA CAGATAAAATTGGGCACTCCTACGAGATGCCCAAGAATCAGAAAACAGATCCTGCTGCTGGACTCTCTAACTGTGTTGGAGGCGAACAGTGTGCGGGTTCGCAACATGCTAGTCCATGCACACCGAGATTTCAAGCGGCTTTTCAGGCATTTCTTCCGTAG
- the LOC127308966 gene encoding uncharacterized protein isoform X1, which yields MATAADAIPSSCRVTPFDKKHPPPAGHVFLSSLPPLPEAGDVPEVAADAESEIPEAVAGQDGAESDEDEASDSPRTVTSIPPANSQDEKTKGKRKRTDDGDSESSNASKQQITLHNTIHMDEEEAPEDPADDPAKNLSASIKIPSKTLCSQEETVNSDELERAKDSPWAPPKEKLKEHDANKGIKISENPPMPSMDDPIAREMMDMAIKHIRFRNEAESLKVSLKKSQHRADELEAKLEAAKKALEEARAKATTAEEKLAEEKSKMATHKADIRLRLDTLNASFTTDKIGHSYEMPKNQKTDPAAGLSNCVGGEQCAGSQHASPCTPRFQAAFQAFLP from the exons ATGGCCACTGCTGCAGACGccatcccttcttcttgtcgagttACTCCATTCGACAAGAAACATCCGCCACCAGCT GGCCATGTTTTCCTTTCTTCCCTTCCACCTCTTCCTGAGGCGGGGGATGTACCCGAGGTTGCCGCGGACGCTGAGAGCGAAATACCCGAAGCTGTCGCAGGTCAAGATGGTGCTGAATCTGATGAGGATGAGGCATCCGATTCACCTCGCACGGTAACATCGATTCCCCCTGCCAATTCCCAGGATGAAAAGACCAAGGGGAAAAGGAAGCGAACCGATGATGGGGACTCCGAATCTTCAAACGCATCCAAGCAACAGATTACG CTTCATAATACTATCCACATGGACGAAGAGGAAGCTCCCGAGGACCCTGCTGATGACCCGGCCAAAAATCTGTCAGCTTCTATCAAGATTCCATCCAAGACGCTGTGTTCACAGGAAGAAACCGTGAACTCAGATGAATTGGAAAGAGCCAAGGATAGCCCCTGGGCGCCGCCCAAGGAGAAACTCAAAGAACACGATGCTAACAAGGGCATCAAGATTTCCGAGAACCCGCCTATGCCATCGATGGACGAC CCGATAGCCCGTGAGATGATGGACATGGCCATCAAACATATCAGGTTCCGGAACGAAGCCGAGAGTCTCAAGG TTTCCTTGAAGAAATCTCAACACCGCGCTGACGAGCTTGAAGCCAAGCTTGAGGCCGCTAAAAAGGCACTCGAGGAGGCTCGTGCCAAGGCCACAACTGCAGAAGAGAAGCTAGCAGAAGAGAAGTCGAAGATGGCTACCCACAAAGCGGATATTCGCCTGCGACTAGACACTCTAAATGCCTCCTTCACTA CAGATAAAATTGGGCACTCCTACGAGATGCCCAAGAATCAGAAAACAGATCCTGCTGCTGGACTCTCTAACTGTGTTGGAGGCGAACAGTGTGCGGGTTCGCAACATGCTAGTCCATGCACACCGAGATTTCAAGCGGCTTTTCAGGCATTTCTTCCGTAG
- the LOC127308966 gene encoding uncharacterized protein isoform X2: MATAADAIPSSCRVTPFDKKHPPPAGHVFLSSLPPLPEAGDVPEVAADAESEIPEAVAGQDGAESDEDEASDSPRTVTSIPPANSQDEKTKGKRKRTDDGDSESSNASKQQITLHNTIHMDEEEAPEDPADDPAKNLSASIKIPSKTLCSQEETVNSDELERAKDSPWAPPKEKLKEHDANKGIKISENPPMPSMDDPIAREMMDMAIKHIRFRNEAESLKVSLKKSQHRADELEAKLEAAKKALEEARAKATTAEEKLAEEKSKMATHKADIRLRLDTLNASFTNKIGHSYEMPKNQKTDPAAGLSNCVGGEQCAGSQHASPCTPRFQAAFQAFLP, from the exons ATGGCCACTGCTGCAGACGccatcccttcttcttgtcgagttACTCCATTCGACAAGAAACATCCGCCACCAGCT GGCCATGTTTTCCTTTCTTCCCTTCCACCTCTTCCTGAGGCGGGGGATGTACCCGAGGTTGCCGCGGACGCTGAGAGCGAAATACCCGAAGCTGTCGCAGGTCAAGATGGTGCTGAATCTGATGAGGATGAGGCATCCGATTCACCTCGCACGGTAACATCGATTCCCCCTGCCAATTCCCAGGATGAAAAGACCAAGGGGAAAAGGAAGCGAACCGATGATGGGGACTCCGAATCTTCAAACGCATCCAAGCAACAGATTACG CTTCATAATACTATCCACATGGACGAAGAGGAAGCTCCCGAGGACCCTGCTGATGACCCGGCCAAAAATCTGTCAGCTTCTATCAAGATTCCATCCAAGACGCTGTGTTCACAGGAAGAAACCGTGAACTCAGATGAATTGGAAAGAGCCAAGGATAGCCCCTGGGCGCCGCCCAAGGAGAAACTCAAAGAACACGATGCTAACAAGGGCATCAAGATTTCCGAGAACCCGCCTATGCCATCGATGGACGAC CCGATAGCCCGTGAGATGATGGACATGGCCATCAAACATATCAGGTTCCGGAACGAAGCCGAGAGTCTCAAGG TTTCCTTGAAGAAATCTCAACACCGCGCTGACGAGCTTGAAGCCAAGCTTGAGGCCGCTAAAAAGGCACTCGAGGAGGCTCGTGCCAAGGCCACAACTGCAGAAGAGAAGCTAGCAGAAGAGAAGTCGAAGATGGCTACCCACAAAGCGGATATTCGCCTGCGACTAGACACTCTAAATGCCTCCTTCACTA ATAAAATTGGGCACTCCTACGAGATGCCCAAGAATCAGAAAACAGATCCTGCTGCTGGACTCTCTAACTGTGTTGGAGGCGAACAGTGTGCGGGTTCGCAACATGCTAGTCCATGCACACCGAGATTTCAAGCGGCTTTTCAGGCATTTCTTCCGTAG